A section of the Kribbella sp. HUAS MG21 genome encodes:
- a CDS encoding phage Gp37/Gp68 family protein, producing MSDRSSIEWTEATWNPSTGCDRISAGCDHCYALTLAKRLKAMGSEKYQNDGDPRTSGPGFGLTIHPDSLDVPRRWRQPRVVFVNSMSDLFHARVPLDFVQQVVQTMRETPQHTYQVLTKRARRLRLLSERIEWPANVWVGTSVESADQLHRVDDLRRVRSAIRFLSLEPLLGPLGDLDLSGIGWVIVGGESGPHARQIDADWVRDIRDQCVEQGVPFFFKQWGGRTPKAGGRELDGRTWDAMPGLAAQIAI from the coding sequence TTGAGCGATCGTTCGAGCATCGAATGGACTGAGGCGACGTGGAACCCGTCGACCGGTTGTGACCGGATTTCGGCGGGTTGCGATCACTGCTACGCCCTTACACTGGCCAAACGCCTGAAGGCGATGGGCTCCGAGAAGTATCAGAACGACGGCGATCCGCGGACCAGCGGTCCCGGGTTCGGTCTGACAATTCATCCGGACTCGCTGGACGTGCCGCGCCGGTGGCGTCAGCCGCGTGTGGTCTTCGTGAACTCGATGTCGGATCTGTTCCACGCCAGAGTCCCGCTTGATTTCGTGCAGCAGGTCGTCCAGACGATGAGAGAGACGCCGCAGCACACGTATCAGGTGTTAACGAAGCGAGCCCGTCGACTCCGGTTGCTGTCAGAACGGATCGAGTGGCCCGCGAACGTATGGGTTGGTACTTCGGTGGAGTCGGCCGACCAGCTGCATCGGGTTGATGATCTCCGGCGGGTTCGATCGGCCATTCGCTTCTTGTCACTGGAGCCTTTGCTTGGTCCGCTGGGGGACCTGGATCTGTCCGGGATCGGCTGGGTCATCGTCGGCGGCGAGTCGGGCCCCCATGCCAGACAGATCGACGCGGATTGGGTGCGGGACATTCGTGATCAGTGCGTGGAGCAAGGTGTGCCGTTCTTCTTCAAGCAGTGGGGTGGCCGCACGCCGAAAGCCGGCGGGCGGGAGCTTGACGGTCGGACCTGGGACGCGATGCCGGGGCTAGCGGCTCAGATTGCGATCTGA
- a CDS encoding GNAT family N-acetyltransferase, translated as MTLTLTHFTGTETLELVPRLRLLYANAYSEPPYEMSDADIEQFEIRIIKHAGLDGFALVAGRLDERLVGFSYGFTFPPGRWWTGVKTDPPPADVASGPLFAVIELGVHTDFRGRGFSRQLVDTLLAGRPEPFASLISRPGAQAHAMYQRWGWKKVGTTQTYPHWPVEDIDVLPLEDSKLGLTFEDEPRS; from the coding sequence ATGACCCTGACCTTGACCCACTTTACGGGGACCGAGACGCTCGAACTCGTCCCGAGGCTTAGGTTGCTATACGCGAACGCCTATTCGGAACCTCCGTACGAGATGTCGGACGCCGACATTGAGCAGTTCGAGATCCGGATCATCAAGCATGCCGGCCTGGATGGTTTCGCCCTGGTCGCCGGGAGGCTCGACGAGCGACTTGTAGGATTCTCGTACGGATTTACCTTCCCGCCTGGACGATGGTGGACCGGTGTGAAGACTGACCCGCCACCTGCCGACGTTGCCTCGGGCCCCCTTTTCGCGGTGATCGAGCTCGGCGTACACACGGACTTCCGTGGCCGCGGCTTCTCCCGACAGCTCGTCGACACCCTCCTCGCCGGCAGACCAGAGCCCTTCGCAAGTCTCATCTCCCGCCCAGGTGCACAGGCTCACGCGATGTATCAACGCTGGGGATGGAAGAAGGTCGGCACCACACAGACGTACCCGCACTGGCCGGTTGAGGACATCGATGTCCTCCCCTTGGAGGACAGCAAGCTCGGCCTGACCTTCGAGGACGAGCCTCGGTCATGA
- a CDS encoding Imm1 family immunity protein, translating into MNDFLTAYYDDDAGQQRIGSQAELDELLDRVVGLPRPTWLELVSADELATMNIGLAAAFSSLTLYDDEGSAKYRSAGTFDEPHEATFDYGGVPTCMGKGSAITVKEARAAASEFLATGRRPELVVWELAVD; encoded by the coding sequence ATGAACGACTTCTTGACCGCGTACTACGACGATGACGCGGGACAGCAGCGCATCGGCAGCCAGGCCGAGCTCGACGAGCTGCTTGACCGAGTCGTAGGTCTGCCCCGGCCGACCTGGCTCGAACTGGTCAGCGCGGACGAGCTCGCCACAATGAACATTGGGTTAGCGGCGGCCTTCAGTTCCTTGACGCTCTACGACGACGAAGGCTCCGCCAAGTACCGGTCGGCTGGCACCTTCGACGAGCCGCACGAGGCCACCTTCGACTATGGCGGCGTGCCAACGTGCATGGGCAAAGGCAGTGCGATCACCGTGAAGGAGGCGCGTGCAGCGGCCTCTGAGTTCCTCGCCACTGGCAGACGTCCTGAGCTGGTGGTCTGGGAGCTGGCAGTCGACTAA
- a CDS encoding aminoglycoside phosphotransferase family protein, whose protein sequence is MLLEQACSQVGLSSSGAKPVRLGENAIYRLPGQVVARIGRSGQVDAARKEVAVARWLASVKVRAVETVAGIDQPVVIDASPVTFWRELPEHRHGTPPEVAAVLRRLHASPLPNNFDLPPLASFVRLAERIEGATTLSEDDRDWLRGQLARLREAFDDLPAGLPRSAIHGDAWAGNVVVTVDGPVLLDLERFSLGPPEWDLVSTAVRLSTFGTMTAEEYQAFAQAYGHDVLEWDGFEVLRDIRELRVTCYAAQRASEEPALREQADLRVASIRGLRGPRPWPDWKPLT, encoded by the coding sequence GTGCTGCTCGAGCAGGCGTGCAGTCAGGTTGGCCTGTCCTCGTCGGGCGCCAAGCCAGTTCGGCTGGGCGAGAACGCCATCTACCGTCTCCCGGGCCAGGTGGTGGCGCGCATCGGACGAAGCGGGCAGGTTGACGCCGCTAGGAAGGAGGTCGCCGTCGCACGATGGCTCGCGTCTGTGAAGGTGCGAGCAGTTGAGACCGTCGCCGGCATCGACCAGCCGGTCGTCATTGATGCCTCGCCGGTGACCTTCTGGCGTGAGCTCCCCGAGCATCGTCATGGCACCCCGCCCGAGGTCGCCGCCGTACTCAGACGCCTACACGCCAGTCCACTACCGAATAACTTCGATCTTCCACCGCTTGCCTCGTTCGTTCGCCTGGCCGAACGTATCGAAGGAGCGACGACCTTGAGCGAAGACGATCGGGACTGGCTGCGTGGGCAGCTCGCCCGACTCAGGGAGGCGTTCGATGACCTTCCCGCCGGCCTGCCACGGAGCGCGATCCACGGCGACGCCTGGGCCGGCAACGTCGTGGTAACAGTCGATGGTCCTGTGCTCCTGGACCTCGAACGTTTCTCGCTCGGACCGCCTGAGTGGGATCTGGTCAGCACCGCGGTTCGGTTGAGCACGTTCGGCACTATGACGGCTGAGGAGTACCAAGCCTTCGCACAGGCATACGGACATGACGTGCTCGAGTGGGACGGATTCGAAGTGCTGCGCGACATCCGTGAGTTGCGCGTCACCTGCTACGCGGCCCAGCGTGCGAGCGAAGAGCCCGCACTCCGTGAGCAGGCCGATCTGCGAGTCGCCAGTATTCGCGGCCTTCGCGGACCGCGACCGTGGCCCGACTGGAAGCCACTGACCTGA
- a CDS encoding XRE family transcriptional regulator codes for MTEANDQLRHARERVESPHAPGQPASRQDLAEMVNEWIWQHRGRRTDIDANYIGKLERGLIRSPQADYRAALRAITGVRTDPDLGFRVRRHSSPPVENVDRKEFLRAVIGVGAAAVSSAPLLELLTPDQATPVPNIVTEADIDGVRTAARVFGSWDNHYGGGLAREAVIAQLRHSAEMLDSRCHENLRSELFSSVGFLGHVCAMMAFDAYAHDDARRMFRFTQACADEAGDWNLRAKTLSSMARQAIWCGDPDQGLTLTEMALVRADRLTATERAMLLAARARALAKLGHVQETLRTVGLADEQFAQADPANDPDWMRYYDQAQHLGDTGHALWDLAVRQGEAEQEAAARLASAVAGHTETYVRSRAMSGIKLASLTMTVGDPQEAAVIGTQALKDARSLRSRRAADDLRDLARRATVFERINEVDELRHDIRNVLAAS; via the coding sequence GTGACGGAGGCGAATGATCAGCTTCGCCACGCGCGCGAGCGCGTGGAGTCGCCTCACGCTCCGGGCCAGCCGGCGTCCCGCCAGGATCTCGCTGAAATGGTCAATGAGTGGATCTGGCAGCACCGTGGCCGCCGGACCGACATCGACGCCAACTACATCGGCAAGCTCGAACGGGGACTAATTCGAAGCCCTCAGGCCGACTATCGGGCGGCCCTGAGGGCTATCACTGGCGTACGCACTGATCCTGACCTGGGGTTCCGAGTGCGTCGCCACTCATCCCCACCGGTGGAGAACGTGGATCGAAAAGAATTCCTCCGAGCAGTTATCGGCGTAGGTGCCGCTGCAGTGTCCTCGGCGCCGCTGTTGGAACTGCTGACGCCTGATCAGGCAACACCGGTACCGAACATCGTTACGGAGGCCGACATCGATGGCGTCCGTACGGCGGCGCGGGTCTTCGGCTCGTGGGACAACCACTACGGCGGCGGGCTGGCACGCGAAGCGGTCATCGCCCAGCTCCGTCATTCGGCCGAGATGTTGGACTCTCGTTGCCACGAGAACCTACGCAGCGAGCTGTTCTCATCGGTCGGCTTCCTCGGTCACGTCTGCGCCATGATGGCCTTCGACGCCTACGCTCACGACGACGCACGGCGGATGTTCCGCTTCACGCAGGCCTGCGCCGACGAAGCCGGCGACTGGAATCTGCGCGCGAAGACCCTCTCTTCAATGGCGCGCCAAGCGATCTGGTGCGGCGACCCGGACCAGGGCTTGACGCTTACTGAGATGGCGCTGGTGCGGGCCGACCGTCTGACGGCAACAGAGCGAGCCATGCTGTTGGCTGCGCGAGCTCGGGCGTTGGCGAAACTTGGCCATGTGCAGGAGACACTGCGGACAGTTGGCCTGGCGGATGAGCAGTTTGCTCAAGCCGATCCCGCTAACGATCCCGACTGGATGCGCTACTACGACCAGGCACAGCACCTTGGCGACACCGGGCATGCCCTGTGGGATCTCGCCGTTCGCCAGGGCGAAGCTGAACAGGAAGCAGCTGCCAGGCTGGCTAGCGCCGTCGCCGGCCACACCGAGACCTACGTGCGTTCGCGCGCCATGAGCGGCATCAAGCTGGCATCGCTGACCATGACGGTCGGCGATCCCCAGGAGGCGGCTGTCATTGGCACGCAGGCACTGAAGGACGCTCGCTCCTTGCGTTCACGTCGGGCAGCTGACGACCTGCGTGACCTGGCGCGCCGGGCGACGGTGTTCGAGCGAATCAATGAAGTCGACGAGCTGCGCCACGACATCCGTAATGTGCTGGCCGCCTCGTGA
- a CDS encoding methyltransferase domain-containing protein, with translation MDTPVIPLDRPSVDPAIERHYSSRWDEAARLNSTVKGRLEQARLYDFLGQWFPSAPARIADIGGGPGVHAGWLRDQGHDVVLLDPVQRHVDQANAAGITAELGDGRRLPWPNESFDAVLMAGPLYHLPDASDRRLALREALRVLRPRGVLAAVAINRAANLIGSTLANTLLTRHGIVRDILGTGHSAANERMAHCYYHRESELRSELVSAGLRPVNIFGLTGPGGWLAVMIDAHFKNQPYTDKLAQHDPLDTALECSRLADRLPELVAASSLFLAMGQKG, from the coding sequence GTGGATACGCCCGTAATCCCGCTAGATCGGCCGAGCGTCGATCCAGCGATCGAGAGACACTATTCGAGCCGCTGGGACGAGGCCGCCCGGTTGAACTCGACCGTCAAAGGCCGACTGGAGCAAGCCCGGCTCTACGACTTCCTCGGCCAGTGGTTCCCGTCGGCTCCGGCCCGCATCGCCGATATCGGCGGCGGCCCCGGGGTGCACGCTGGCTGGCTCCGCGACCAGGGGCACGACGTAGTACTGCTCGATCCGGTCCAGCGTCACGTCGACCAGGCCAACGCAGCAGGCATCACCGCCGAGCTCGGCGACGGGCGCCGGCTGCCGTGGCCTAACGAGTCATTCGATGCCGTGCTGATGGCGGGGCCGCTATATCACCTGCCTGACGCCAGCGATCGGCGCTTGGCGCTTCGTGAGGCGCTGCGAGTGTTGCGACCGCGCGGCGTACTCGCAGCCGTAGCTATCAACCGGGCCGCGAACCTGATCGGCTCGACGCTCGCCAACACACTCCTGACGCGGCACGGCATCGTGCGCGACATCCTGGGGACCGGCCACAGCGCCGCCAACGAGCGCATGGCGCACTGCTACTACCACCGCGAGAGCGAGCTACGCAGCGAACTCGTCAGCGCCGGGCTGCGGCCGGTCAACATCTTCGGCCTCACTGGTCCCGGTGGCTGGCTGGCCGTCATGATCGACGCCCACTTCAAGAACCAGCCCTACACCGACAAGCTTGCCCAACACGACCCGCTCGACACGGCACTGGAGTGCTCCCGCCTGGCCGACCGCTTGCCCGAGCTGGTGGCGGCGAGCTCGCTGTTCCTGGCCATGGGGCAAAAGGGCTGA
- a CDS encoding DddA-like double-stranded DNA deaminase toxin — MPSELQRVAEQLLACLNEAPRAVGHLHDRARKCREAAAWIGNQSNNPNARMAAMQLDDAARRCEEAAHYLSQAEARAKQWVEQMVSGIRTTEPNGGSTAGRPLGPSGSTRPAERRQEEDHEKPGADKPDRTTGASDETSPEEGSPGRRISDEEGHRLQQTLPRREESELTQPKTRGLWVDKDGNEEELVSGQHDEWFQKATDFLRGQGIPPRHGDSITTPSHVETKFAMRMRVQGLKHETIMINKLPCPGKWGCRALIGLILPPGSTLTVFGPDGFKRTYPQPPSEQEQS, encoded by the coding sequence ATGCCTTCCGAGTTGCAGCGGGTCGCTGAACAGCTGCTCGCCTGCCTGAACGAGGCACCGCGGGCGGTCGGCCATCTGCATGACCGAGCCAGGAAGTGCCGCGAAGCCGCGGCATGGATCGGCAACCAGAGCAACAACCCGAATGCCCGCATGGCCGCCATGCAGCTCGACGACGCAGCGCGACGCTGCGAGGAAGCTGCTCACTACTTGTCTCAGGCTGAGGCCCGGGCAAAGCAGTGGGTCGAGCAGATGGTCAGCGGAATCCGAACCACCGAGCCAAACGGCGGCTCGACGGCTGGCCGGCCGCTCGGTCCAAGTGGCAGCACGCGACCCGCGGAACGCCGGCAGGAAGAGGACCATGAGAAGCCTGGAGCGGACAAGCCCGACCGGACCACGGGTGCCAGCGATGAGACGAGCCCGGAGGAAGGATCGCCCGGGCGACGAATTAGCGACGAGGAGGGCCACCGGTTGCAGCAGACGCTACCCCGCCGGGAAGAGTCCGAGCTGACTCAGCCGAAGACCCGCGGCCTGTGGGTCGATAAAGATGGCAACGAAGAGGAGTTGGTCAGCGGTCAGCATGATGAGTGGTTTCAGAAAGCGACGGACTTCCTACGAGGACAGGGAATTCCGCCGAGGCACGGTGATAGCATCACCACGCCGTCACACGTGGAGACAAAGTTCGCCATGCGAATGCGAGTTCAGGGTCTGAAGCACGAAACAATCATGATCAACAAATTGCCGTGCCCAGGTAAGTGGGGATGTCGGGCATTGATTGGTTTGATTCTTCCGCCGGGATCAACGTTGACAGTATTCGGTCCTGACGGATTCAAGAGGACCTACCCCCAGCCACCATCAGAACAGGAGCAGTCATGA
- a CDS encoding Imm1 family immunity protein yields MSRVEAFFRHEHDDDPVVLTNAGDADALVDALLSESFDYSVATLYADGRPLMAGLPDHEMRIAVNAKADVGGIRYAGGDDQDVTYVPGAISQRDEMFYVYATHGEAWPQDSEVSIGQVRQAVREFIEGDGARPESFEWRAWPDGVN; encoded by the coding sequence ATGAGCAGGGTGGAAGCGTTCTTCCGGCACGAGCACGACGACGATCCCGTCGTGCTCACCAACGCGGGCGATGCCGATGCCTTAGTGGATGCACTACTGAGCGAGTCGTTCGACTACTCCGTCGCCACGCTGTACGCGGACGGTCGTCCGCTCATGGCCGGGTTGCCCGACCATGAGATGCGCATAGCGGTGAACGCCAAGGCTGACGTGGGCGGGATTCGCTACGCCGGCGGTGACGATCAGGACGTGACGTATGTACCCGGTGCCATCAGCCAGCGTGACGAGATGTTCTATGTCTACGCAACGCATGGCGAAGCCTGGCCGCAGGATTCCGAGGTCAGCATCGGGCAGGTTCGTCAAGCAGTACGGGAGTTCATTGAAGGCGACGGCGCCCGTCCTGAGTCGTTCGAGTGGCGCGCGTGGCCCGATGGCGTCAACTGA
- a CDS encoding HD domain-containing protein, which produces MRVDATDRDAAGVAVFAYEMGVLKRLRRAGWWHAGVRDPESVAEHSLRVAQFAALIASEEGGDPARAAYLGMWHDSQETRIGDIPHTARPYVDVASNERITEDQVAVLPEAAAKSIREAVSEYEAAETIEARCAKDADRLECLMQAVEYGEAGYKRITGWIASSRARIQTDFGRRLAEATLQTSPLAWRDR; this is translated from the coding sequence GTGAGGGTTGACGCTACTGACCGGGACGCAGCAGGCGTCGCCGTCTTCGCCTACGAGATGGGTGTGCTCAAGCGGCTTCGTCGGGCCGGATGGTGGCATGCCGGAGTCCGCGACCCCGAGTCCGTCGCAGAGCACAGCCTGCGCGTTGCCCAGTTCGCGGCGCTGATCGCCAGCGAGGAGGGTGGCGATCCGGCGAGGGCGGCGTACCTCGGGATGTGGCACGACTCGCAGGAGACACGGATCGGCGATATCCCACACACCGCCAGGCCGTATGTGGATGTCGCGAGCAACGAACGCATCACCGAGGACCAGGTCGCTGTCCTTCCGGAGGCAGCCGCCAAGAGCATCCGCGAAGCCGTCAGCGAGTACGAGGCCGCCGAGACGATCGAGGCTCGCTGCGCGAAAGACGCCGATCGCCTCGAATGCCTCATGCAGGCCGTCGAGTACGGCGAAGCCGGCTACAAGCGCATCACCGGCTGGATCGCATCCTCCCGTGCCCGCATCCAGACCGACTTCGGTCGCCGCCTTGCCGAAGCAACTCTTCAAACCTCACCACTCGCCTGGCGCGACCGCTGA
- a CDS encoding metalloregulator ArsR/SmtB family transcription factor, with protein sequence MGDHAAKAVLFDALTEGAKALANGRRAELIDVLAQGERSVEELAAEIDQSVANTSHHLQRLLRSGLVKARRSGTRIYYALASETVADLWRAMRAVAEEHVSGLDRLARDYLGDRDSLERMTRDELVKRLRAGDVVVLDVRPAAEFAAGHLPGAISLPVDQLRERLAEVGGGAEVVAYCRGPYCVYADDAVRLLTSEGRAAYRLEDGFPEWAMAGLPIER encoded by the coding sequence ATGGGTGATCACGCGGCGAAGGCGGTGTTGTTCGACGCGCTGACGGAGGGGGCGAAAGCGCTGGCGAACGGCCGCCGGGCCGAGCTGATCGACGTGCTGGCCCAGGGAGAGCGGTCGGTCGAGGAACTGGCCGCCGAGATCGACCAATCGGTAGCCAACACGTCTCACCATCTTCAGCGCTTGCTCCGCTCCGGCCTGGTCAAGGCCCGTCGGTCGGGGACGCGCATCTACTACGCACTCGCCAGCGAGACGGTCGCGGATCTGTGGCGAGCGATGCGCGCGGTCGCCGAGGAACATGTCTCCGGATTGGATCGGCTAGCGCGCGACTACCTCGGCGACCGCGACTCGCTCGAGCGCATGACTCGCGACGAGTTGGTGAAGCGCCTCCGGGCGGGCGATGTCGTCGTACTGGATGTCCGTCCGGCTGCCGAATTCGCCGCCGGTCACCTGCCGGGCGCGATCTCACTGCCCGTCGATCAACTGCGAGAGCGGTTGGCGGAAGTGGGCGGCGGCGCCGAGGTCGTCGCCTATTGCCGCGGCCCGTACTGCGTGTACGCCGACGACGCTGTACGGCTGCTCACCAGCGAGGGGCGTGCGGCGTACCGCCTCGAGGACGGCTTCCCCGAGTGGGCAATGGCGGGCCTGCCGATCGAGCGTTAG
- a CDS encoding methyltransferase domain-containing protein, translated as MDTTLDTQALTEKVQRMYRQVAENPRGDFHFELGEQLALRVGYDEARLAAVPTPAVDSFAGVGFFFDLAAPKLGETVLDLGSGSGMDAFYAADLVGPTGRVIGVDFTREQIDKARRLAGESGLDQVEFHTAGIERLPFADQTVDCVISNGVINLSADKAAVFGEAARVLRPGGRLAIADIVSETQLKDSIVCNTDLWASCIGGAAQEDAYLATIEAAGFTIREIRSNPYEFLSEQARNAGKVYGVKSISVLAVKEEAR; from the coding sequence ATGGACACGACACTCGACACGCAGGCGCTGACCGAGAAGGTCCAACGCATGTACCGGCAGGTCGCCGAGAATCCGCGCGGCGACTTCCACTTCGAGCTCGGCGAGCAGCTCGCACTGCGGGTTGGGTACGACGAGGCTCGACTGGCCGCCGTACCCACTCCGGCCGTGGACTCGTTCGCCGGTGTCGGCTTCTTCTTCGACCTGGCCGCTCCGAAGCTCGGCGAGACCGTGCTCGACCTCGGCAGCGGCTCCGGGATGGACGCGTTCTACGCCGCCGACCTCGTCGGCCCGACCGGTCGGGTGATCGGCGTCGACTTCACGCGCGAGCAGATCGACAAGGCGCGCCGCCTCGCCGGGGAGTCCGGCCTCGACCAGGTCGAGTTCCACACCGCGGGGATCGAGCGGCTGCCGTTCGCTGACCAGACAGTCGATTGTGTGATCTCCAACGGTGTCATCAACCTCAGCGCGGACAAGGCAGCCGTGTTCGGCGAAGCGGCGCGAGTGCTGAGGCCCGGTGGACGGCTCGCGATCGCAGACATCGTCAGCGAGACGCAACTCAAGGACTCCATCGTATGCAACACAGACCTCTGGGCCTCCTGCATCGGCGGCGCTGCCCAGGAGGACGCCTACCTCGCAACGATCGAAGCCGCCGGCTTCACGATCCGCGAGATCCGGTCCAACCCGTACGAGTTCCTGTCGGAGCAGGCACGCAACGCCGGCAAGGTGTACGGCGTGAAGAGCATCTCGGTGCTCGCGGTCAAGGAAGAGGCACGATGA
- a CDS encoding MBL fold metallo-hydrolase, whose product MTVVPLVDEGLGNSAYVVDLDDGRALVVDVSLDLRAAGATLERRGLTVAYAADTHLHADFVSGARQLAAAQGAEILASAAGHREFGHRGLRDGDEVDLGGLRLQALGTPGHTHEHLSFLLLDGARPLGVFTGGSLIVGAAARTDLVSPDQTESLARAQYASLQRLAELPDDVEVWPTHGAGSFCSAPPGADRVSTIGRERATNPLLQADSEDAFVKELLGSLGSYPPYFGRLPEINRRGLTILGRTPSLKPLHAAAVRRLDADLVDVRPTKDFAAGHIPGALSIPLRPAFASWLGWLAPDDRPLVVVRRPDQDADEIAWQAAKIGYTFAGELDGGMDSWDGEIASTRLVEPRSVRGAVLDVRQDSEFHAGHLPQAQHIELGALADRADDVRREPLTVMCGHGERAMTAASLLERTGHRDLVVLVGGAEDWAAATGQELETG is encoded by the coding sequence ATGACCGTAGTTCCGCTGGTCGATGAGGGCCTCGGCAACTCGGCCTACGTGGTCGACCTGGACGACGGTCGGGCGCTGGTTGTGGACGTCAGCCTCGACCTACGAGCGGCCGGCGCGACACTCGAGCGCCGTGGGCTGACGGTCGCGTACGCCGCCGACACCCACCTGCACGCTGACTTCGTCTCCGGTGCACGCCAACTCGCCGCGGCCCAGGGCGCCGAGATTCTCGCCTCCGCAGCAGGGCATCGCGAGTTCGGGCACCGCGGCCTGCGCGACGGCGACGAGGTCGACCTCGGTGGGCTGCGCCTGCAAGCACTCGGTACGCCGGGCCACACCCACGAGCACCTGTCCTTCCTCCTCCTCGACGGCGCCCGTCCCCTCGGCGTCTTCACCGGCGGATCGCTCATCGTCGGCGCCGCCGCCCGCACCGACCTCGTCTCTCCCGACCAGACCGAGTCGCTCGCCCGCGCGCAGTACGCGTCCCTGCAGCGCCTTGCCGAACTGCCCGACGACGTGGAGGTCTGGCCGACCCACGGCGCCGGATCGTTCTGCTCCGCTCCCCCAGGCGCCGACCGGGTCAGCACGATCGGCCGGGAACGCGCGACGAATCCGCTACTGCAGGCCGACAGCGAGGACGCCTTCGTCAAGGAGCTCCTCGGCTCGCTCGGCAGTTACCCGCCGTACTTCGGCCGCTTGCCCGAGATCAACCGGCGCGGCCTGACCATCCTCGGCCGCACTCCCTCGCTGAAGCCGCTGCACGCCGCCGCGGTCCGTCGCCTGGACGCCGACTTGGTCGACGTCCGGCCGACCAAGGACTTCGCCGCCGGACACATCCCCGGCGCGCTGTCGATCCCGCTGCGGCCGGCGTTCGCGTCGTGGCTGGGTTGGTTGGCTCCGGACGATCGGCCGTTGGTCGTCGTACGGCGGCCCGACCAGGACGCGGACGAGATCGCCTGGCAGGCCGCCAAGATCGGCTACACCTTCGCCGGAGAACTGGACGGTGGGATGGACAGCTGGGACGGCGAGATCGCCAGCACCCGCCTGGTCGAGCCGCGCAGCGTCCGAGGCGCGGTCCTCGACGTCCGGCAGGACTCCGAGTTCCACGCCGGCCACCTTCCCCAGGCCCAGCACATCGAACTCGGCGCCCTCGCCGACCGAGCAGACGACGTACGACGGGAACCGCTGACCGTGATGTGCGGCCACGGCGAACGGGCGATGACCGCCGCGAGCCTGCTCGAACGCACCGGGCACCGCGACCTCGTCGTACTCGTCGGCGGCGCAGAGGACTGGGCAGCAGCCACAGGGCAGGAACTGGAGACCGGCTGA